The Conexivisphaera calida genome includes a region encoding these proteins:
- a CDS encoding THUMP domain-containing protein, translating to MDEFDLLFTTYRGGERRAASEMARFLRDLGDESADIEITEFPGLLLARTPADPFELIEHLRGIAEEEPWRIRSILRVVPVEITTDASIQSVVQAARGLASKIGGDETYRVDVEKRGSSLSGRELIDAVASAIDRKVKLESPDWIVMVEIVGDRAGVSVLREVDVFSSVKAKRDRGNRADINARPADSSP from the coding sequence ATGGATGAATTCGACCTGCTGTTCACCACCTACCGCGGTGGGGAGCGTAGGGCGGCGTCGGAGATGGCGCGCTTTCTGAGGGATCTAGGGGACGAGTCGGCGGACATCGAGATCACGGAGTTCCCCGGGCTGCTGCTCGCGCGGACCCCAGCGGATCCCTTCGAGCTCATTGAACATCTCCGTGGAATTGCGGAGGAGGAGCCCTGGAGGATAAGGTCTATTCTAAGGGTGGTCCCGGTGGAGATTACCACGGATGCGTCCATCCAGTCGGTGGTCCAAGCGGCCAGGGGGCTGGCCTCCAAGATTGGGGGTGACGAGACGTACAGAGTCGATGTGGAGAAGAGGGGAAGCTCGCTGAGCGGCAGAGAGCTCATAGATGCGGTGGCGTCGGCCATAGATAGGAAGGTGAAGCTCGAGTCGCCCGACTGGATAGTGATGGTGGAGATAGTCGGGGATCGGGCTGGCGTATCGGTTCTGAGGGAGGTCGACGTCTTCAGCTCCGTGAAGGCGAAGAGGGATCGCGGCAATAGAGCGGACATCAACGCGCGCCCGGCGGATTCGAGCCCATGA
- the tpiA gene encoding triose-phosphate isomerase, whose protein sequence is MGADRPLIVINFKNYREAQGDGALRIAKAAEDVSRRTGVLVAVAPPQVTLMQVVRSVSIPVFAQHVDDVEPSSTTGFVPPESVSASGASGSIINHSEHRLPEDTVGRLVRRMRDLGLTSLVCASTPDEAARLARFSPDYIAIEPPELIGTGRAVSRVAPEVISRGVEAVHAVSPDVTVLCGAGIASGDDVRASIELGAMGVLVSSAIVRAPDPGAKVEEFARHASGVRGR, encoded by the coding sequence ATCGGCGCGGATCGCCCGCTGATAGTCATCAACTTCAAGAACTACAGGGAGGCGCAGGGGGACGGCGCCCTTCGAATAGCCAAGGCGGCGGAGGACGTCTCGCGCAGGACCGGTGTGCTCGTGGCAGTGGCGCCGCCGCAGGTCACGCTGATGCAGGTCGTGCGCTCGGTCTCGATACCGGTGTTCGCGCAGCACGTCGACGACGTGGAGCCATCCAGCACCACGGGGTTCGTTCCCCCCGAGTCGGTCTCCGCATCCGGCGCGTCAGGCAGCATCATCAACCACAGCGAGCATCGCCTCCCGGAGGACACGGTGGGTCGGCTGGTGAGGCGGATGAGGGACCTGGGGCTCACGAGCCTAGTCTGCGCCTCGACGCCGGATGAGGCCGCGCGCCTTGCACGGTTCTCCCCTGACTACATAGCGATAGAGCCGCCGGAGCTCATAGGCACGGGCCGCGCCGTCTCAAGGGTTGCACCGGAAGTCATCTCCAGGGGCGTCGAGGCGGTGCACGCCGTCTCCCCTGACGTCACGGTGCTCTGCGGCGCAGGCATAGCGAGCGGCGACGACGTCAGGGCCTCAATTGAGCTCGGCGCAATGGGCGTCCTCGTCTCGAGCGCCATCGTGCGCGCCCCCGATCCCGGGGCCAAGGTGGAGGAGTTCGCCAGGCACGCCTCTGGAGTTCGCGGACGCTAG
- a CDS encoding (Fe-S)-binding protein, which translates to MDNEPGKDSAGSIVGARIRELLGGAADVAELCMRCGFCNAACPTSSLPSAYLESRTSRGRAVFFRGLLSGRPPEDPLAEEVAADMEYCMSCGRCMNACPLEIPIPLLVGAYREARAREKGRSAAERLLRGYDALDRFAGAVPKLYNAAAGSVRGTIAKALGFREDLELPRASDRRPRIRGWRDGDVLLLVDTYTWAHEPGAPEAVWRLLIAMGLRPEVLGPLDHGMVLLDLGYISRLREEGAELVERLSRAARGRKIVVVSPASYYMLRRIYPILLGDGARRLSADVLDVYELVLERCRGRGDGGRNGARITYHESCLSRSNSQGDRIRKALGMAGYPAEGTLTRCCGLGGAWGLRRNGARISDELVRKFLEEAAAIPDGSVVASESEACRFQLRRLLPRAEVIYPADLLRRALEDGSLDCSGRSGSAAIPPSAGKTGT; encoded by the coding sequence ATGGATAATGAACCCGGGAAAGATTCTGCCGGGTCCATCGTAGGGGCCCGGATCAGGGAGCTCCTGGGCGGAGCCGCCGACGTGGCGGAGCTCTGCATGCGGTGCGGCTTCTGCAACGCGGCGTGCCCGACGAGCTCCCTGCCATCAGCCTACCTGGAGTCGCGGACGAGCCGGGGGAGGGCGGTCTTCTTCAGGGGGCTGCTCTCCGGGAGGCCCCCCGAGGATCCGCTGGCCGAGGAGGTGGCCGCCGACATGGAGTACTGCATGAGCTGCGGGAGGTGCATGAACGCATGTCCGCTCGAGATACCCATACCGCTGCTCGTGGGCGCGTACCGCGAGGCGCGGGCGAGGGAGAAGGGGAGGAGCGCGGCGGAGCGCCTGCTCCGCGGATACGACGCACTTGACAGGTTCGCGGGCGCCGTGCCGAAGCTGTACAACGCGGCGGCCGGATCCGTGAGGGGAACCATAGCCAAGGCCCTGGGGTTCAGGGAGGACCTCGAGCTGCCCAGGGCCAGCGACAGAAGGCCGAGGATCAGGGGCTGGAGGGATGGCGACGTCCTCCTGCTAGTGGATACCTACACGTGGGCACACGAGCCCGGGGCTCCGGAGGCCGTGTGGAGGCTCCTCATCGCCATGGGCCTGAGGCCAGAGGTGTTGGGTCCCCTGGATCACGGGATGGTCCTCCTGGACCTGGGGTACATCTCACGCCTGAGGGAGGAGGGCGCCGAGCTGGTGGAGCGGCTCTCGCGCGCGGCGAGGGGGAGGAAGATAGTGGTGGTCTCCCCGGCCAGCTACTACATGCTCAGGAGGATCTATCCCATCCTGTTGGGCGACGGCGCCAGGAGGCTCTCGGCGGACGTCCTGGACGTGTACGAGCTGGTCCTGGAGAGGTGCAGGGGAAGAGGGGACGGCGGGAGGAACGGGGCGAGGATCACCTACCATGAGTCGTGTCTCTCGAGGTCGAACTCCCAGGGCGACAGGATAAGGAAAGCCCTGGGAATGGCGGGATACCCGGCGGAGGGCACGCTCACTAGGTGCTGCGGCCTCGGAGGCGCCTGGGGATTGAGGAGGAACGGGGCGAGGATCTCGGACGAGCTGGTGAGGAAGTTCCTGGAGGAGGCAGCGGCCATCCCGGATGGATCTGTCGTGGCGAGCGAGAGCGAGGCCTGCAGGTTCCAGCTGAGGAGATTGCTGCCGCGCGCCGAGGTGATCTACCCGGCGGACCTCCTGAGGAGGGCGCTGGAGGACGGCAGCCTCGACTGCTCTGGGCGTTCCGGTTCCGCCGCGATCCCTCCATCCGCAGGAAAGACGGGGACTTGA
- a CDS encoding S1C family serine protease, which produces MSSKGTVVLVAVVAVFIAFMTAYSVYQAQLVASVAERPVAAQTLQPYTPVNVTINVQGADQQIQSVYSHTIGSIVMVSCITETTTVTFFGPQQSYEEVIGSGFFVNYGGNLYVVTNYHVVNGAVSVAVTLMNGSSYPASIVGTDPYSDLAVLHVNATLNVQPLQLANSNNLRIGETVMAVGSPYGLAGSLTVGEVSQLGRSIQESTVTGYPIADLIQTSAPINPGNSGGPLLDLNGDVVGVNTAIIAESQGIGFAIPSNIVARELPYLVKYGSYNLHPWLGVEIVGLDYFATQALHLPVSYGVEIASVVKGGPAAKAGLIGANSSVEYYGMQIPSGGDVIIAINGTPVTSTDALTSYMEANVLPGQTVVLTIVRNGQIMNVPVVVGARPPP; this is translated from the coding sequence ATGTCATCCAAGGGAACCGTCGTTCTGGTGGCAGTGGTGGCAGTCTTCATCGCCTTCATGACCGCCTACAGCGTCTACCAGGCGCAGCTGGTGGCCTCGGTCGCCGAGAGGCCCGTTGCGGCGCAGACCCTTCAGCCTTACACTCCCGTTAACGTGACCATAAACGTCCAGGGAGCAGATCAGCAGATACAGTCGGTGTACTCCCACACGATAGGATCCATAGTGATGGTCTCCTGCATAACAGAGACCACGACCGTCACGTTCTTCGGCCCGCAGCAGAGCTACGAGGAGGTCATAGGCTCCGGCTTCTTTGTGAACTACGGCGGCAACCTCTACGTGGTCACGAACTACCACGTGGTCAACGGCGCCGTGAGCGTCGCGGTGACGCTGATGAACGGGTCCTCCTACCCAGCCAGCATCGTGGGAACCGATCCGTACAGCGACCTCGCCGTGCTCCACGTCAACGCTACGCTGAACGTGCAGCCACTTCAGCTGGCCAACTCCAACAACCTGAGGATAGGGGAGACCGTGATGGCAGTGGGCAGCCCGTACGGCCTCGCTGGGAGCCTGACTGTTGGGGAGGTCAGCCAGCTCGGGAGGAGCATACAGGAGTCCACGGTGACCGGCTACCCGATAGCGGACCTGATACAGACGAGCGCCCCGATAAATCCCGGAAACTCCGGCGGCCCGCTCCTCGACCTGAACGGCGACGTGGTGGGCGTCAACACCGCGATAATAGCCGAGTCCCAGGGCATAGGATTCGCCATACCCTCGAACATCGTGGCCAGGGAGCTCCCGTACTTGGTCAAGTACGGATCGTACAACCTCCATCCATGGCTCGGGGTCGAGATAGTGGGCCTCGACTACTTCGCGACGCAGGCCCTGCACCTGCCGGTGAGCTACGGCGTCGAGATAGCGTCCGTCGTGAAGGGAGGTCCAGCTGCCAAGGCGGGGCTGATCGGTGCGAACTCGTCCGTGGAGTACTACGGAATGCAGATCCCGTCCGGCGGCGACGTCATAATAGCGATAAACGGTACCCCCGTGACGAGCACGGATGCGCTCACCAGCTACATGGAGGCAAACGTGCTGCCCGGACAGACGGTCGTCCTCACCATAGTCAGGAACGGTCAGATAATGAACGTCCCGGTGGTGGTGGGCGCCCGCCCGCCTCCATAG
- a CDS encoding Hsp20/alpha crystallin family protein, giving the protein MCLYDPHGGYIEPLVEVRETGKEIEIYVDLPFVEDSKDVKVEVLDDELEITAAMRRSVRWERWGTYQRFQAFSQYRTRIRLPGDVDAQNARATFRNGVLKVVLPKRINKVKVNVE; this is encoded by the coding sequence ATGTGCTTGTACGATCCGCACGGTGGGTACATCGAGCCCCTCGTGGAGGTCAGGGAGACGGGGAAGGAGATAGAGATCTACGTGGACCTGCCGTTCGTGGAGGACTCGAAGGATGTGAAGGTCGAGGTGCTGGACGACGAGCTGGAGATAACGGCCGCGATGAGGAGGAGCGTCAGATGGGAGAGGTGGGGCACGTACCAGAGATTTCAGGCATTCTCACAATACAGAACCAGGATCAGGCTCCCGGGCGACGTCGATGCGCAGAACGCCAGGGCTACCTTCAGGAACGGCGTTCTCAAGGTCGTCCTCCCGAAGAGGATCAACAAGGTAAAGGTGAACGTCGAGTAG
- a CDS encoding proteasome assembly chaperone family protein — protein MSEVYIKEYGGVELKGPTLIEGLPDVGLVGVISSAFLVDQLKLVPYGHVESELLPPVMVLHNAELMHPLRLYADKEGSIVVLTSEIALPPTMLMPLAYAVVDWAVRNRVNRVISLNGYPVPNRLDLEKPAVYGVGNGKDAVEYLRKYGVEVIEEGFVAGFYAMLLRETARYRVDAMALLGQCFPKYPDPGAAASVVSKLSEMLGIKVDVKPLLEKADEIKLSMKDLMRQTEESMSGSHKVLEEYLPAMYR, from the coding sequence TTGAGCGAGGTCTACATAAAGGAGTATGGAGGAGTGGAGCTCAAGGGCCCGACCCTGATAGAGGGGCTGCCGGACGTGGGGCTCGTGGGCGTGATATCGAGCGCTTTCCTCGTGGACCAGCTGAAGCTGGTGCCCTACGGACACGTGGAGTCGGAGCTGCTCCCGCCCGTCATGGTGCTGCACAATGCGGAGCTCATGCATCCGCTCAGGCTCTACGCGGACAAGGAGGGATCCATCGTCGTCCTGACGTCCGAGATAGCGCTGCCTCCCACGATGCTCATGCCCCTCGCGTACGCCGTGGTTGACTGGGCCGTGAGGAACAGGGTGAACAGGGTCATCTCGCTGAACGGATATCCGGTGCCGAACAGGCTGGACCTGGAGAAACCGGCGGTCTACGGCGTCGGCAACGGAAAGGATGCGGTGGAGTACCTGCGCAAGTACGGGGTGGAGGTCATAGAGGAGGGATTCGTGGCCGGCTTCTACGCCATGCTGCTCAGGGAAACCGCGAGGTACAGGGTGGATGCGATGGCCCTCCTGGGACAGTGCTTCCCCAAGTACCCGGATCCGGGGGCGGCGGCGAGCGTGGTCTCCAAGCTGAGCGAGATGCTGGGGATAAAGGTGGACGTGAAGCCGTTGCTCGAGAAGGCGGACGAGATCAAGCTCAGCATGAAGGACCTGATGAGGCAGACCGAGGAGTCGATGAGCGGATCCCACAAGGTACTGGAGGAGTACCTCCCGGCCATGTACAGGTAG
- a CDS encoding isoaspartyl peptidase/L-asparaginase has protein sequence MRPFVLLHGGAGSWSGKVDVERVLSKVEECARMGRYALGGGALAAVEESVACMESSGLFNAGVGAVTNSAGMVELDAGIMDGARRGAGAVACVRNVPNPIRLARRVMEETPHVLLVCEGAEDLARARGLWSPQSSWKWSASSGHSGDTVGAVALDGSGVFAAATSTGGIRGKMPCRVGDSPVPGAGYYAGTEGAASATGIGEMIMVELVSFRAVELLRNAEAHRAAEEAVGALERDFGWGNVGLILMSRSGPAIGLSAKLMPVAAASDSGSASALAGEMKVEDVERRLRGLL, from the coding sequence GTGAGGCCGTTCGTGCTGCTGCACGGAGGAGCGGGCTCCTGGTCCGGCAAGGTCGACGTGGAACGCGTCCTCTCGAAGGTCGAGGAATGCGCCCGGATGGGGCGTTACGCGCTCGGAGGGGGCGCGCTGGCAGCGGTCGAGGAATCCGTCGCATGCATGGAGTCCTCTGGGCTGTTCAACGCGGGGGTTGGGGCGGTCACCAACTCCGCAGGCATGGTGGAGCTGGACGCCGGCATCATGGACGGGGCGCGCAGGGGGGCGGGGGCCGTGGCGTGCGTCAGGAACGTGCCGAACCCCATCAGGCTGGCCAGGCGCGTGATGGAGGAGACACCGCACGTGCTGCTCGTCTGCGAGGGGGCGGAGGACCTGGCAAGGGCGCGCGGCCTCTGGAGTCCACAAAGTTCCTGGAAATGGAGCGCGTCGTCGGGGCACTCGGGTGACACCGTGGGCGCGGTCGCGCTGGATGGATCGGGCGTGTTCGCCGCGGCGACGAGCACTGGAGGGATAAGGGGGAAGATGCCGTGTCGCGTCGGGGACAGCCCAGTGCCGGGCGCCGGGTACTACGCGGGCACGGAGGGCGCCGCCTCGGCCACTGGGATAGGCGAGATGATAATGGTGGAGCTGGTCTCCTTCCGCGCGGTGGAGCTGCTGCGGAACGCGGAGGCGCACAGGGCCGCCGAGGAGGCCGTGGGCGCACTTGAGCGCGACTTCGGATGGGGGAACGTCGGCCTGATATTGATGAGCAGGTCCGGCCCGGCGATCGGGCTGAGCGCCAAGCTGATGCCGGTCGCGGCGGCATCGGACTCCGGCAGCGCCTCAGCGCTGGCCGGGGAGATGAAGGTCGAGGACGTCGAGAGGAGGCTCAGGGGGCTACTGTAG
- the fbp gene encoding fructose-1,6-bisphosphate aldolase/phosphatase, producing the protein MKITFSVIKADVGSLVGHHRVHPKQVEVAQRELQAAKASGLILDYYVTNAGDDLELIMTHRKGADNSEVHTLAWNTFKKVTDEVSKPLKLYAAGQDLLSEAFSGNVKGLGPGVAEAEFEERPSEPVVVFMADKTEPGAWNLPLYRIFADPFNTAGLVIDPKVKAGFLFRILDMMDDKFVDLKAPEESYDILALLGTTGRYAVHSIWRRYDGEVAAVASTTRLNMIAGRYVGKDDPVAFVRAQAGFPAVGEVLEPFSFPHLVAGWMRGSHVGPLTPVPIRYSQCTRFDGPPRVIALGFQVNDGKLVGPADLFDDVAFEYTRAKAMEIADYMRRHGPFMPARLGPEEMEYTTLPEVLASLKDRFSPGKDIGKRPQV; encoded by the coding sequence TTGAAGATCACTTTCTCCGTCATAAAGGCCGACGTAGGAAGCCTAGTCGGCCACCACCGGGTTCATCCGAAACAGGTGGAGGTCGCGCAGAGGGAGCTTCAGGCCGCCAAGGCCAGCGGCCTTATACTGGACTACTACGTGACTAACGCGGGCGACGATCTGGAGCTCATAATGACCCACCGGAAGGGCGCTGATAATTCAGAGGTGCACACCCTTGCATGGAACACCTTCAAGAAGGTCACCGACGAGGTCTCAAAGCCCCTGAAGCTGTACGCCGCCGGACAGGACCTGCTCTCCGAGGCGTTCTCCGGCAACGTCAAGGGGCTCGGCCCCGGCGTGGCGGAGGCGGAGTTCGAGGAGAGGCCGAGCGAGCCCGTAGTCGTCTTCATGGCCGACAAGACCGAGCCCGGCGCGTGGAACCTGCCGCTCTACAGGATATTCGCCGACCCGTTCAACACCGCTGGGCTGGTGATAGATCCGAAGGTGAAGGCCGGGTTCCTGTTCAGGATCCTGGACATGATGGATGACAAATTCGTCGACCTCAAGGCGCCCGAGGAGTCCTACGACATCCTCGCTCTCCTGGGCACCACCGGCAGATATGCGGTCCACAGCATATGGCGCAGATATGATGGGGAGGTGGCGGCCGTGGCCAGCACTACGAGGCTGAACATGATAGCCGGCAGATACGTAGGAAAGGACGATCCAGTCGCATTCGTCAGGGCGCAGGCAGGATTCCCCGCCGTGGGGGAGGTCCTGGAGCCGTTCTCGTTCCCCCACCTGGTGGCGGGCTGGATGCGCGGATCCCACGTCGGTCCCCTGACGCCAGTGCCGATCAGGTACTCCCAGTGCACTAGGTTCGACGGACCGCCGAGGGTGATAGCGCTCGGGTTCCAGGTGAACGACGGAAAGCTCGTTGGCCCTGCGGATCTGTTCGACGACGTCGCGTTCGAGTACACGAGGGCGAAGGCCATGGAGATAGCCGACTACATGAGGAGACACGGTCCGTTCATGCCCGCCAGGCTGGGACCCGAGGAGATGGAGTACACGACACTTCCCGAGGTCCTGGCGTCGCTGAAGGACCGGTTCTCACCCGGCAAGGACATAGGCAAGAGGCCGCAGGTGTGA
- the speE gene encoding polyamine aminopropyltransferase, protein MTSWKSSYRWVVEWHSPDSGIISVASEILYSGRTKYQEVDIVRNDDYGKMLVLDGKFQSSLSDEFIYHEMLVHPALITQGNPRDVLIVGGGEGATLREVLRYRSVRRAVMVDIDGEVVEICRKYLPEMHQGSFDDPRTTLIIDDGRKFLRETKESFDAVLVDATDPIEGGPSRLLYTVEFYELVRSRLRENGVVATQGTSTFYNASTFARVMNTMRSVFPHVGGYQASIPSYISDWGFVVGSLGRDPASISPEEAEARARELGLSEFKYYEPSHHPYYFWLPPHVRRKVEEEKGVSRDEEPVSVY, encoded by the coding sequence TTGACTTCTTGGAAGTCGAGCTACAGATGGGTTGTCGAGTGGCACAGCCCGGATTCCGGGATCATAAGCGTCGCCAGCGAGATCCTGTACTCAGGGCGCACGAAGTACCAGGAGGTGGACATTGTGCGCAACGACGACTACGGCAAGATGCTGGTGCTCGACGGCAAGTTCCAGTCGAGCCTCTCGGATGAGTTCATCTACCACGAGATGCTGGTCCACCCGGCGCTGATAACCCAGGGCAACCCGAGGGATGTGCTGATAGTGGGCGGAGGGGAGGGCGCTACCCTGAGGGAGGTCCTCAGGTACAGGAGCGTGAGGAGGGCGGTCATGGTCGACATAGACGGGGAGGTCGTCGAGATCTGCAGGAAGTACCTCCCGGAGATGCACCAGGGGAGCTTCGACGATCCGAGGACCACGCTGATAATAGACGATGGGAGGAAGTTCCTCAGGGAGACGAAGGAGTCATTCGACGCCGTGCTCGTGGACGCGACGGATCCCATAGAGGGCGGACCCAGCAGACTCCTCTACACGGTGGAGTTCTACGAGCTGGTCAGGTCGAGGCTCAGGGAGAACGGCGTCGTGGCCACACAGGGCACGTCCACGTTCTACAACGCGAGCACCTTCGCGCGCGTCATGAACACGATGCGCAGCGTCTTCCCGCACGTCGGGGGCTACCAGGCCAGCATTCCCTCGTACATCTCCGACTGGGGGTTCGTCGTAGGATCCCTGGGGAGGGATCCGGCGTCCATTTCCCCGGAGGAGGCGGAGGCGAGGGCGCGCGAGCTCGGCCTGTCCGAATTCAAGTACTACGAGCCATCGCACCACCCCTATTACTTCTGGCTTCCGCCGCACGTGAGGAGGAAGGTCGAGGAGGAGAAGGGAGTCTCGAGGGACGAGGAGCCCGTCAGCGTATATTAG
- the speD gene encoding adenosylmethionine decarboxylase, protein MGARFTRFLGRHLVCELHGMPQDVLRDKEFLRGLLLRAAEASGSTVVGDYFYKFENDMGVTGVVVVAESHLSIHTWPEYGYAAVDVFTCGTHTDPWRALEVLREELRPERVEVTEMTRGILEQLSLAE, encoded by the coding sequence ATGGGGGCCCGTTTCACAAGGTTCCTCGGCAGGCACCTCGTATGTGAGCTGCACGGAATGCCACAGGACGTCCTGAGGGACAAGGAGTTCCTCAGGGGACTGCTCCTGAGGGCGGCGGAGGCCTCCGGGTCGACCGTGGTGGGGGATTACTTCTACAAGTTCGAGAACGACATGGGGGTCACGGGCGTCGTGGTCGTCGCCGAGTCGCATCTGTCGATACACACGTGGCCGGAGTACGGATACGCCGCGGTCGACGTGTTCACGTGCGGCACCCACACTGATCCGTGGAGGGCGCTGGAGGTGCTCAGGGAGGAGCTGAGGCCGGAGAGGGTAGAGGTCACGGAGATGACGAGAGGTATATTAGAGCAGCTCTCCCTGGCTGAGTGA
- a CDS encoding SIS domain-containing protein has protein sequence MDPYERIRTDYREWPELLEDLAAMEYPGGEPVEGTAFIAGMGGSGHGARIISRCLKERRVRASNDFRIRTHVGRGDLVVAVSYSGETLETINTLTEAVAQGAEGVAIAGGGRLLDAASGMGARPVKVRVLSSPRSSFPSVYAPPALVLESYGLMRAATAQMDRLADVLGNSMEELMKADGEPAMIAEFMRGRKIAVYAGWHGEPLAARFSAMLNEYAKTRCYTATAPELAHNEIEAIDGAEAIITIRDGAGEDAELRAALDSVEELAGERGSALLRVELPGEECLVRYGYGVALLDLAALELARRRGVEDPYGTPNISVYKERLRGKLGR, from the coding sequence GTGGATCCGTACGAGAGGATCAGGACCGACTACAGGGAATGGCCGGAGCTCCTGGAGGACCTGGCCGCGATGGAGTATCCGGGAGGGGAGCCCGTCGAGGGGACCGCGTTCATAGCCGGAATGGGTGGCTCTGGCCACGGCGCGCGTATAATATCCCGGTGCCTGAAGGAGCGCCGCGTGCGCGCTTCGAACGACTTCCGGATACGCACGCACGTGGGAAGGGGGGATCTGGTGGTCGCGGTGAGCTACTCCGGCGAGACCCTGGAGACGATCAACACGCTGACCGAGGCCGTAGCCCAGGGCGCGGAGGGCGTGGCGATAGCCGGCGGGGGCAGGCTCCTGGACGCGGCCAGCGGCATGGGGGCGCGGCCGGTGAAGGTGCGCGTGCTGTCCTCCCCCAGGTCCTCATTCCCGAGCGTGTACGCGCCGCCCGCGCTCGTGCTGGAGTCGTACGGCCTCATGAGGGCCGCCACTGCTCAGATGGACAGGCTGGCGGATGTCCTGGGCAACTCGATGGAAGAACTCATGAAGGCCGACGGGGAGCCCGCGATGATCGCGGAGTTCATGAGGGGCAGGAAGATCGCGGTGTACGCGGGCTGGCACGGCGAGCCGCTGGCCGCCAGGTTCTCGGCCATGCTCAACGAGTACGCCAAGACCAGGTGCTACACGGCGACCGCGCCGGAGCTCGCGCATAACGAGATAGAGGCTATAGATGGAGCTGAGGCGATAATAACGATCAGGGACGGGGCGGGCGAGGACGCGGAGCTGAGGGCGGCCCTCGACTCCGTGGAGGAGCTGGCCGGCGAGAGGGGATCCGCGCTGCTGAGGGTGGAGCTGCCGGGGGAGGAGTGCCTAGTCAGATATGGATACGGCGTGGCGCTGCTCGACCTCGCGGCGCTGGAGCTGGCCAGGAGGAGGGGAGTTGAGGATCCATACGGTACTCCGAACATATCGGTATACAAGGAGAGACTGCGCGGGAAGCTCGGGCGCTAG